A window from Anomalospiza imberbis isolate Cuckoo-Finch-1a 21T00152 chromosome 8, ASM3175350v1, whole genome shotgun sequence encodes these proteins:
- the BICC1 gene encoding protein bicaudal C homolog 1 isoform X2 produces MVSPGAAAEGKGKSGEDFFQKIMEETNTQIAWPSKLKIGAKSKKDPHIKVSGKKENVKEAKEKIMSVLDTKSNRVTLKMDVSHTEHSHVIGKGGNNIKKVMEETGCHIHFPDSNRNNQAEKSNQVSIAGQPAGVESARVRIRELLPLVLMFELPIAGILQPIPDPNSPTIQHVCQTYNISVSFKQRSRMYGATVIVRGSQNNTSAVKEGTAMLLEHLAGSLASAIPVSTQLDIAAQHHLFMMGRNGSNIKHIMQRTGAQIHFPDPSNPQKKSTVYLQGTIESVCLARQYLMGCLPLVLMFDMKEEIEVEPQFITQLMEQLDVFISIKPKPKQPSKSVIVKSVERNALNMYEARKCLLGLESSGVTIVSNPSTVSCPVGLSCPGLDILSSAGLGLTGLGLLGPTALSVNTSTTPNSLLNALNSSVSPLQSPSSGTPSPTLWATSLANTNTTGFSAIPHLMIPSTAQATLTSILLSGVPNYGQNTPSPPPGLTPVEVHVNGMQSESKKGSPSLNGHVKASNIKYAALSATSLGENVLSTNHSDGVRQTSAHGASEQVSAKANSEEGCNDAFVEVGMPRSPSHSANTSDLKQMMSSSKQACAKRQTVELLQGTKNSHLHTADRLLAEAELGAPESPVADKKAPGSERAAERAAAAQQNSERARLAPQPSFVNMQAFDYEQKKLLATKAMLKKPVVTEVRTPTNTWSGLGFSKSMPAETIKELRRANHVSYKPSMTTTYEGSSMSLSRSSSREHLGSGSESDNWRDRNGLGPTAHDFVSSIGSPKRKQNKSAEHYLSSSNYMDCISSLTGSNGCNLNSLFKGSDLPELFSKLGLGKYTDVFQQQEIDLQTFLTLTDQDLKELGITTFGARRKMLLAISELNKNRRKLFDPSNIRASFLEGGASGRLPRQYHSDIASVSGRW; encoded by the exons ATCCCCATATTAAagtttctggaaaaaaagagaacgttaaagaagcaaaagagaaaatcatGTCTGTCTTGGACACAAAA AGCAATCGGGTAACCTTGAAGATGGATGTTTCACACACAGAACATTCTCATGTGATAGGTAAAGGTGgcaataatattaaaaaagtgATGGAGGAAACGGGATGCCATATCCATTTTCCAGACTCAAATAGGAACAATCAAGCAGAAAAAAGCAACCAA GTGTCTATTGCAGGACAGCCAGCTGGAGTGGAGTCTGCAAGAGTCAGAATTCGG GAGCTGCTTCCATTGGTACTCATGTTTGAATTGCCTATTGCTGGAATTCTCCAACCCATCCCAGATCCTAATTCTCCAACCATTCAGCACGTATGTCAGACATACAACATTTCAGTTTCCTTCAAACAACGCTCTCGAATGTATGGTGCTACAGTCATTGTCAGAGGGTCACAAAACAACACTAGTGCTGTGAAG gAAGGAACAGCCATGCTCTTGGAACACCTGGCTGGGAGCCTGGCCTCTGCAATCCCTGTGAGCACACAGCTCGACATCGCAGCGCAGCATCATCTCTTTATGATGGGTCGAAACGGCAGCAACATCAAACATATCATGCAGAGGACTGGTGCTCAGATCCACTTCCCTGACCCTAGTAACCCACAGAAGAAATCCACTGTCTACCTCCAGGGCACAATTGAGTCTGTCTGTCTTGCCAGGCAATATCTCATG GGTTGCCTTCCCCTTGTGCTCATGTTTGATATGAAGGAAGAAATTGAAGTAGAACCACAGTTTATAACACAGCTAATGGAGCAGTTAGATGTCTTCATAAGCATTAAGCCTAAGCCAAAACAACCAAGCAAG tCTGTGATTGTAAAAAGTGTTGAACGAAATGCCTTAAATATGTACGAGGCACGGAAATGTCTCTTGGGACTTGAAAGTAGCGGAGTCACCATAGTATCAAATCCCTCTACTGTCTCATGCCCTGTTGGTCTGTCTTGTCCTGGTTTGGATATTTTGTCCTCAGCAGGACTAGGACTCACTGGGCTTG GCCTTTTAGGTCCAACAGCCCTGTCAGTCAACACCTCAACTACTCCAAACTCTCTGTTGAATGCCCTTAATAGCTCTGTGAGCCCTTTGCAGAGTCCAAGTTCAGGCACGCCCAGTCCCACACTGTGGGCAACATCTCTCGCTAACACAAACACCACAG GTTTTTCTGCTATTCCACACCTAATGATACCATCTACTGCCCAAGCAACCTTAACTAGTATTCTGCTGTCTGGAGTGCCTAATTATGGTCAAAACACTCCATCTCCACCACCAGGCCTGACTCCTGTTGAAGTCCACGTTAATGGCATGCAATCAGAAAGTAAAAAAGGTTCACCTTCTTTAAATGGTCACGTAAAG GCCTCAAATATTAAGTATGCTGCACTGTCTGCTACATCGCTGGGAGAAAACGTGTTGAGCACAAACCACAGTGATGGAGTAAGGCAAACAAGTGCTCATGGTGCCTCAGAACAAGTATCTGCCAAGGCAAATAGTGAAGAAG GTTGCAATGATGCTTTTGTGGAAGTGGGCATGCCTCGGAGTCCGTCGCACTCAGCGAACACCAGTGACCTGAAGCAGATGATGAGCTCTTCCAAGCAGGCCTGTGCCAAGAGACAAACAGTGGAATTACTGCAAGGCACCAAAAACTCCCACTTACA CACGGCggacaggctgctggcagaggcCGAGCTGGGTGCCCCGGAGAGCCCCGTGGCTGATAAGAAGGCCCCGGGCAGCGAGCGGGCAGCCGAGCGAGCGGCTGCTGCCCAGCAGAACTCGGAGAGGGCACGTCTGGCTCCGCAGCCCTCCTTTGTAAATATGCAG gCATTTGACTATGAACAGAAGAAACTACTAGCAACCAAAG CTATGTTAAAGAAGCCAGTTGTAACAGAAGTGAGAACTCCAACAAATAcatggagtggtttggggtTCTCTAAATCAATGCCTGCAGAAACTATCAAGGAACTAAGAAGAGCAAATCATGTATCATACAAGCCTTCCATGACAACTACATATGAG GGTTCATCCATGTCTCTATCCCGGTCCAGCAGTCGGGAGCACCTGGGAAGTGGCAGTGAATCTGATAACTGGAGAGACCGGAATGGGCTTGGACCCACTGCTCACGATTTTGTCTCCTCAATTGGCAGCCCTAAAcggaaacaaaacaaatcag CTGAACACTATCTCAGTAGCAGTAACTACATGGACTGCATTTCCTCGCTGACAGGAAGCAATGGCTGTAACCTCAACAGTTTGTTTAAGGGATCTGATCTGCCTGAGCTCTTCAGCAAGCTTGGTTTGGGCAAATACACAGATGTATTCCAGCAGCAAGAG ATTGATCTGCAAACATTCCTCACTCTTACTGATCAAGATTTGAAAGAGTTGGGAATTACCACTTTTGGtgccagaagaaaaatgctgctTGCAATCTCAG AACTGAACAAAAACCGAAGAAAGCTCTTTGACCCATCAAACATCCGTGCCTCGTTCCTGGAAGGTGGAGCCAGCGGGAGACTGCCGCGCCAGTATCACTCGGACATTGCCAGTGTCAGCGGGCGCTGGTAG
- the BICC1 gene encoding protein bicaudal C homolog 1 isoform X3 produces the protein MSVLDTKSNRVTLKMDVSHTEHSHVIGKGGNNIKKVMEETGCHIHFPDSNRNNQAEKSNQVSIAGQPAGVESARVRIRELLPLVLMFELPIAGILQPIPDPNSPTIQHVCQTYNISVSFKQRSRMYGATVIVRGSQNNTSAVKEGTAMLLEHLAGSLASAIPVSTQLDIAAQHHLFMMGRNGSNIKHIMQRTGAQIHFPDPSNPQKKSTVYLQGTIESVCLARQYLMGCLPLVLMFDMKEEIEVEPQFITQLMEQLDVFISIKPKPKQPSKSVIVKSVERNALNMYEARKCLLGLESSGVTIVSNPSTVSCPVGLSCPGLDILSSAGLGLTGLGLLGPTALSVNTSTTPNSLLNALNSSVSPLQSPSSGTPSPTLWATSLANTNTTGFSAIPHLMIPSTAQATLTSILLSGVPNYGQNTPSPPPGLTPVEVHVNGMQSESKKGSPSLNGHVKASNIKYAALSATSLGENVLSTNHSDGVRQTSAHGASEQVSAKANSEEGCNDAFVEVGMPRSPSHSANTSDLKQMMSSSKQACAKRQTVELLQGTKNSHLHTADRLLAEAELGAPESPVADKKAPGSERAAERAAAAQQNSERARLAPQPSFVNMQAFDYEQKKLLATKAMLKKPVVTEVRTPTNTWSGLGFSKSMPAETIKELRRANHVSYKPSMTTTYEGSSMSLSRSSSREHLGSGSESDNWRDRNGLGPTAHDFVSSIGSPKRKQNKSAEHYLSSSNYMDCISSLTGSNGCNLNSLFKGSDLPELFSKLGLGKYTDVFQQQEIDLQTFLTLTDQDLKELGITTFGARRKMLLAISELNKNRRKLFDPSNIRASFLEGGASGRLPRQYHSDIASVSGRW, from the exons atGTCTGTCTTGGACACAAAA AGCAATCGGGTAACCTTGAAGATGGATGTTTCACACACAGAACATTCTCATGTGATAGGTAAAGGTGgcaataatattaaaaaagtgATGGAGGAAACGGGATGCCATATCCATTTTCCAGACTCAAATAGGAACAATCAAGCAGAAAAAAGCAACCAA GTGTCTATTGCAGGACAGCCAGCTGGAGTGGAGTCTGCAAGAGTCAGAATTCGG GAGCTGCTTCCATTGGTACTCATGTTTGAATTGCCTATTGCTGGAATTCTCCAACCCATCCCAGATCCTAATTCTCCAACCATTCAGCACGTATGTCAGACATACAACATTTCAGTTTCCTTCAAACAACGCTCTCGAATGTATGGTGCTACAGTCATTGTCAGAGGGTCACAAAACAACACTAGTGCTGTGAAG gAAGGAACAGCCATGCTCTTGGAACACCTGGCTGGGAGCCTGGCCTCTGCAATCCCTGTGAGCACACAGCTCGACATCGCAGCGCAGCATCATCTCTTTATGATGGGTCGAAACGGCAGCAACATCAAACATATCATGCAGAGGACTGGTGCTCAGATCCACTTCCCTGACCCTAGTAACCCACAGAAGAAATCCACTGTCTACCTCCAGGGCACAATTGAGTCTGTCTGTCTTGCCAGGCAATATCTCATG GGTTGCCTTCCCCTTGTGCTCATGTTTGATATGAAGGAAGAAATTGAAGTAGAACCACAGTTTATAACACAGCTAATGGAGCAGTTAGATGTCTTCATAAGCATTAAGCCTAAGCCAAAACAACCAAGCAAG tCTGTGATTGTAAAAAGTGTTGAACGAAATGCCTTAAATATGTACGAGGCACGGAAATGTCTCTTGGGACTTGAAAGTAGCGGAGTCACCATAGTATCAAATCCCTCTACTGTCTCATGCCCTGTTGGTCTGTCTTGTCCTGGTTTGGATATTTTGTCCTCAGCAGGACTAGGACTCACTGGGCTTG GCCTTTTAGGTCCAACAGCCCTGTCAGTCAACACCTCAACTACTCCAAACTCTCTGTTGAATGCCCTTAATAGCTCTGTGAGCCCTTTGCAGAGTCCAAGTTCAGGCACGCCCAGTCCCACACTGTGGGCAACATCTCTCGCTAACACAAACACCACAG GTTTTTCTGCTATTCCACACCTAATGATACCATCTACTGCCCAAGCAACCTTAACTAGTATTCTGCTGTCTGGAGTGCCTAATTATGGTCAAAACACTCCATCTCCACCACCAGGCCTGACTCCTGTTGAAGTCCACGTTAATGGCATGCAATCAGAAAGTAAAAAAGGTTCACCTTCTTTAAATGGTCACGTAAAG GCCTCAAATATTAAGTATGCTGCACTGTCTGCTACATCGCTGGGAGAAAACGTGTTGAGCACAAACCACAGTGATGGAGTAAGGCAAACAAGTGCTCATGGTGCCTCAGAACAAGTATCTGCCAAGGCAAATAGTGAAGAAG GTTGCAATGATGCTTTTGTGGAAGTGGGCATGCCTCGGAGTCCGTCGCACTCAGCGAACACCAGTGACCTGAAGCAGATGATGAGCTCTTCCAAGCAGGCCTGTGCCAAGAGACAAACAGTGGAATTACTGCAAGGCACCAAAAACTCCCACTTACA CACGGCggacaggctgctggcagaggcCGAGCTGGGTGCCCCGGAGAGCCCCGTGGCTGATAAGAAGGCCCCGGGCAGCGAGCGGGCAGCCGAGCGAGCGGCTGCTGCCCAGCAGAACTCGGAGAGGGCACGTCTGGCTCCGCAGCCCTCCTTTGTAAATATGCAG gCATTTGACTATGAACAGAAGAAACTACTAGCAACCAAAG CTATGTTAAAGAAGCCAGTTGTAACAGAAGTGAGAACTCCAACAAATAcatggagtggtttggggtTCTCTAAATCAATGCCTGCAGAAACTATCAAGGAACTAAGAAGAGCAAATCATGTATCATACAAGCCTTCCATGACAACTACATATGAG GGTTCATCCATGTCTCTATCCCGGTCCAGCAGTCGGGAGCACCTGGGAAGTGGCAGTGAATCTGATAACTGGAGAGACCGGAATGGGCTTGGACCCACTGCTCACGATTTTGTCTCCTCAATTGGCAGCCCTAAAcggaaacaaaacaaatcag CTGAACACTATCTCAGTAGCAGTAACTACATGGACTGCATTTCCTCGCTGACAGGAAGCAATGGCTGTAACCTCAACAGTTTGTTTAAGGGATCTGATCTGCCTGAGCTCTTCAGCAAGCTTGGTTTGGGCAAATACACAGATGTATTCCAGCAGCAAGAG ATTGATCTGCAAACATTCCTCACTCTTACTGATCAAGATTTGAAAGAGTTGGGAATTACCACTTTTGGtgccagaagaaaaatgctgctTGCAATCTCAG AACTGAACAAAAACCGAAGAAAGCTCTTTGACCCATCAAACATCCGTGCCTCGTTCCTGGAAGGTGGAGCCAGCGGGAGACTGCCGCGCCAGTATCACTCGGACATTGCCAGTGTCAGCGGGCGCTGGTAG